The window CTCGTGTAGGCGAGTTACATCGCAGTGAAAGTAAATCTTATCATCACCGAAAGCAACCAAGCAACTGTGTCGGTGTCGATGCCAACGATGTAACCATCCACCATCGAacaataaaattatctttttatattttatatttttattgatgaaaCTAACGCTATAAAAATAAATGaacctagatattttatttttgtaactataagaatatcaatataattttttaaaatataaaatttgagaCGTTAAAAATAATTAACTACATGTAAAAACCAATAGTCTGGGACATCTTTAATAGGCTAAAGAGCTCACGCCACATTGCAAGAGAATATACCATCATCGAAATCATGTCACAACGTCCTGATAAAGTAATAAACAGCATGTATATCAGAGTTAACTTTTATCGCTGAGAAACAATAACCTCGTAGGACACCCGAGTATCCGTATGAATCAATTTGGAAGGAGCTTAAGCTCTCAAAATTGTTCTAAACGGAAGCCTATGCACACACTCGGTTCTACTCAATCCAAATGTTCTCCGGAAGCCTATGCAGATAAAAATAATGGACTCGATCCACCGCTGCCTTCCTCATACAACAGAAACAGTTGATAGTTGCATCAGGAAGTTGCAGCCACAATCACCCTGAAAAATCGAAGTAGTTACTTAGCAAACAATATAACTGACAAAGAATACATGTAGGAAAAGATAGTTGAGCACAACAAATAATCAAAGACTAATGGGGATTCAATGTCCCAGAAATTTTGTGCTACAACAATCAGTCCACCATAGGAATACAAGATCAGCCTCTAAATATTAGCAGTTATATTGCCAAGCCCTCATCATATACTCATGTCAAAATTTTCAACTGGGTAATAAAAAGCTCATAGCATTTATGATCCTCTCAACCTTGTCTAGCTCTTTGAGGCTTGCTTTTCTTTAGCCTTCTGGATCTTCAAAACTTTCTTAACAATCTTCTGCTCTTCAACCAGAAAAGCTCGAATAATTCTACAAAACCAGCAAAAGTAAACTAAGATACAGGCAACATCAAACCGGGTGACAAATAAAACCAGGAAAAAAGAAAAGTTGAAAGAATCTGCTGTTAACCTTTCTCTAACAGCACTTCCAGATAAAACTCCACCATAAGCACGATTCACAGTCCGCCGGTTTCTGGACAACCTGGATCTCTTGTACTGAGCAGGTCTTAGATGAGGTATCtgaaaatacaaaacaa of the Musa acuminata AAA Group cultivar baxijiao chromosome BXJ2-10, Cavendish_Baxijiao_AAA, whole genome shotgun sequence genome contains:
- the LOC103969576 gene encoding large ribosomal subunit protein eL34; its protein translation is MVQRLTYRKRHSYATKSNQTRVVKTPGGRLVYQYTNKRASGPKCPVTGKRIQGIPHLRPAQYKRSRLSRNRRTVNRAYGGVLSGSAVRERIIRAFLVEEQKIVKKVLKIQKAKEKQASKS